Proteins found in one Arthrobacter pascens genomic segment:
- a CDS encoding PTS fructose transporter subunit IIABC yields MTQLITTDLVELDQNLGSSPEDVIRHLASKVAASGRATEAEGLFTDAFAREQKTATGVPGGIAIPHCRSTAVTVPTLAMARLSQPVDFGAKDGPADLIFFIAAPEGADQEHLKLLSKLARSLIKKDFTGALRAASSREEIVELVEGALADKPAAHAAPASDSASDSAPAGAAAAGAGAAGRPKRLVAVTACPTGIAHTYMAADSLVAAAQEVGVDLQVETQGSSGAKPLDPAVIAAADAVIFAVDVDVRGKERFAGKPVINAPVKRGIDEPAKMVQEALAAADNPNARRVPHFGAEEQAQNAEMEKGEHIGQKLKKALLTGVSYMIPFVAGGGLLIALGFLLAGFDIALGTKANDILAANTLFNLPDGNLALYLGTVAFKIGALSMGFLVPALAGYIAYAIADRPGIAPGFVAGAVAGFMGAGFLGGIVGGLLAGYIAHVIGTWQVPRWLRGLMPVVIIPLLASIVASGLMFLILGGPIAGLTTALNGWLSGMSGASAIILGIILGLMMCFDLGGPVNKVAYAFAVAGLSAGSATNQAPWQIMATVMAAGMVPPLAMALATVLDKRLFSLAERENGKAAWLLGASFISEGAIPFAAADPLRVIPASMVGGALTGALCMATGVTSQAPHGGIFVFFAIGNLLMFVVSIVAGTIVSALAVIALKRWAVREPAASVESVPATV; encoded by the coding sequence GTGACTCAGCTCATCACCACCGACCTGGTCGAGCTCGACCAGAACCTGGGCAGCTCGCCCGAGGACGTGATCCGGCACCTGGCCAGCAAAGTAGCTGCCAGCGGCCGCGCCACCGAGGCGGAAGGCCTCTTCACGGACGCCTTCGCCCGTGAACAGAAGACGGCCACGGGCGTTCCGGGCGGCATTGCCATCCCGCACTGCCGCTCCACCGCCGTCACCGTGCCCACTCTGGCCATGGCCCGGCTCTCCCAGCCCGTTGACTTCGGCGCCAAGGACGGCCCGGCGGACCTCATCTTCTTCATTGCCGCTCCTGAAGGCGCGGACCAGGAGCACCTCAAGCTCCTGTCCAAGCTGGCCCGGTCGCTGATCAAGAAGGACTTCACCGGAGCGCTGCGGGCTGCCTCTTCGCGCGAGGAAATCGTCGAGCTGGTGGAGGGTGCGCTGGCAGACAAGCCGGCCGCCCACGCCGCTCCTGCATCTGATTCTGCATCTGATTCTGCACCCGCCGGTGCTGCTGCTGCCGGCGCCGGCGCTGCTGGCCGGCCGAAGCGCCTGGTGGCTGTGACAGCGTGCCCCACCGGCATCGCCCACACGTACATGGCCGCCGATTCACTGGTCGCCGCTGCCCAGGAAGTGGGCGTGGACCTGCAGGTGGAGACCCAGGGCTCCTCGGGCGCCAAGCCCCTGGACCCGGCAGTCATTGCCGCCGCTGACGCCGTGATTTTCGCGGTGGACGTGGATGTGCGCGGCAAGGAACGCTTTGCCGGCAAGCCCGTCATCAACGCGCCCGTCAAGCGCGGCATCGACGAGCCCGCCAAGATGGTCCAGGAGGCTCTCGCCGCCGCGGACAACCCCAACGCACGCCGCGTTCCGCATTTCGGTGCCGAGGAGCAGGCTCAGAACGCGGAGATGGAAAAGGGCGAGCACATCGGCCAGAAGCTGAAGAAGGCCCTGCTCACCGGCGTCAGCTACATGATCCCGTTTGTCGCCGGTGGCGGCCTGCTGATCGCCCTGGGCTTCCTTCTGGCTGGTTTCGACATCGCCCTGGGAACCAAAGCCAACGACATCCTGGCAGCCAACACGCTGTTCAATCTTCCCGATGGCAATCTCGCCTTGTATCTGGGCACGGTCGCCTTCAAGATCGGCGCTTTGTCCATGGGCTTCCTGGTGCCCGCACTGGCTGGCTACATCGCCTACGCGATCGCTGATCGGCCAGGCATCGCCCCGGGCTTCGTTGCCGGTGCCGTAGCCGGATTTATGGGTGCAGGCTTCCTCGGCGGCATCGTCGGCGGCCTGCTGGCCGGCTACATCGCGCACGTGATCGGCACCTGGCAGGTACCGCGCTGGCTCCGCGGCCTGATGCCCGTTGTCATCATTCCCCTGCTGGCCTCCATCGTTGCCTCCGGCCTGATGTTCCTGATTCTCGGCGGTCCCATCGCCGGCCTCACCACCGCCCTTAACGGTTGGCTCTCGGGCATGTCAGGTGCGTCCGCGATCATCCTCGGAATCATCCTTGGCCTCATGATGTGCTTCGACCTCGGCGGCCCGGTCAACAAGGTTGCCTATGCCTTCGCTGTTGCAGGCCTGAGCGCCGGCAGCGCAACCAACCAGGCACCGTGGCAGATCATGGCAACCGTGATGGCTGCCGGCATGGTCCCGCCGCTGGCGATGGCCCTGGCCACCGTCCTGGACAAGAGGCTCTTCAGCCTGGCCGAGCGAGAGAACGGCAAGGCAGCCTGGCTGCTGGGCGCATCCTTCATCTCTGAAGGTGCCATTCCGTTCGCTGCAGCCGATCCGCTCCGCGTCATCCCCGCCAGCATGGTGGGCGGTGCACTTACCGGTGCCCTCTGCATGGCCACCGGCGTCACGTCGCAGGCGCCCCACGGCGGTATCTTCGTGTTCTTCGCCATCGGCAACCTGCTGATGTTCGTGGTTTCGATCGTTGCCGGAACCATTGTCAGCGCGCTGGCAGTCATCGCGCTCAAGCGCTGGGCCGTCCGCGAGCCCGCTGCTAGCGTGGAGTCCGTTCCCGCAACGGTCTGA
- a CDS encoding SRPBCC family protein codes for MAGNHVATSTVTIDAPPSRVWDVITDPAAVKEFMFGTELVTDWTVGGPIVWRGEWEGKDYEDKGYILEFEPGQRLVHTHFSALSGDEDAPENYHTLTWTLEDQDGKTRFTLSQDNNASEEAAQHSKGMWDLLVAEVKDIAERA; via the coding sequence GTGGCAGGCAACCATGTGGCAACGTCCACCGTCACCATTGATGCTCCGCCGAGCCGTGTCTGGGACGTCATAACGGACCCGGCGGCCGTCAAGGAATTCATGTTCGGGACCGAGCTTGTGACTGACTGGACGGTGGGCGGCCCCATCGTGTGGCGGGGAGAGTGGGAGGGCAAGGATTACGAGGACAAAGGGTACATTCTCGAATTTGAACCGGGGCAGCGCCTGGTCCACACCCATTTCAGCGCCTTGAGCGGCGACGAAGACGCCCCGGAGAACTATCACACGCTCACCTGGACGCTCGAGGACCAGGACGGCAAAACGCGGTTCACGCTGTCGCAGGACAACAATGCCAGTGAAGAGGCTGCCCAACACTCGAAGGGCATGTGGGACCTGCTCGTCGCCGAAGTCAAGGACATCGCGGAGCGGGCCTAG
- a CDS encoding 1-phosphofructokinase family hexose kinase — translation MIVTLTANPSLDRTVALPGPLERGEVQRAVSVSQESGGKGVNVSRALVASGLETLAVLPGAASDPVLAGLHDGGVPFAALPIGEPLRTNVALTEPGGVTTKINEPGPLLSTDQQEALIALLLERSRGASWVVLAGSLPPGFPADFYATVTRRLRTAAGDGKMLSGVRIAVDSSGEPLAGAVSGSSLDGVSGKPDLLKPNAEELAELAAAAGFATASTADELEADPAAAAAAAAAVVRSGVGAVLATLGSKGAVLVTADGAWLATHQPVAAVSTVGAGDSSLAGYLLAHGQGAAPADCLRQAVAHGAAAASLPGSTVPAVHQTTPDAVTITALRKD, via the coding sequence ATGATCGTCACGCTCACTGCCAACCCCAGCCTGGACCGCACCGTGGCCCTGCCTGGACCGCTGGAACGCGGCGAGGTGCAGCGCGCCGTCTCCGTCAGCCAGGAATCAGGCGGCAAGGGCGTCAACGTGTCCCGTGCCTTGGTGGCCTCCGGCCTGGAAACCCTCGCCGTGCTCCCCGGAGCAGCCAGCGATCCTGTCTTGGCCGGACTGCACGACGGCGGCGTTCCGTTCGCCGCCCTCCCCATTGGCGAGCCGCTGCGCACCAATGTCGCCCTCACCGAGCCGGGTGGCGTCACCACCAAAATCAACGAACCGGGACCACTCCTGAGCACAGACCAGCAGGAAGCGCTGATCGCGCTGCTGCTGGAACGCTCGCGCGGCGCCAGCTGGGTGGTCCTGGCCGGTTCGCTGCCGCCGGGCTTCCCGGCCGACTTCTACGCCACCGTGACCCGGCGGCTGCGTACCGCCGCCGGTGACGGCAAAATGCTGAGCGGAGTGCGCATCGCCGTCGACTCCTCCGGCGAACCACTCGCCGGCGCCGTCTCCGGCAGCTCGCTGGACGGCGTGTCCGGGAAACCGGACCTCCTCAAACCCAACGCCGAAGAACTGGCGGAACTGGCTGCAGCAGCCGGCTTCGCCACGGCGTCCACCGCTGACGAACTTGAAGCGGATCCGGCGGCTGCAGCAGCAGCGGCCGCCGCCGTAGTGCGTTCTGGTGTGGGTGCTGTACTGGCAACTCTCGGATCCAAGGGAGCTGTTCTGGTAACGGCCGACGGCGCGTGGCTGGCCACGCATCAGCCGGTCGCCGCGGTCAGTACTGTCGGTGCGGGCGATTCCTCGCTGGCCGGCTACCTGCTCGCCCACGGCCAGGGCGCCGCCCCGGCCGATTGCCTCCGTCAGGCTGTGGCACACGGTGCCGCCGCCGCTTCGCTGCCGGGTTCCACTGTCCCGGCAGTCCACCAAACCACCCCGGATGCCGTAACCATCACGGCCCTTCGAAAGGATTGA
- a CDS encoding DeoR/GlpR family DNA-binding transcription regulator, whose amino-acid sequence MFAEERQQKIAELVAGSGRVSVTLLAERFRITTETVRRDLATLETAGTVRRVHGGAVAADRFSTTEESINERAVQRPDQKMRIAQAALDLIPQNSPGSVLIDGGTTTEVLADLLSRRTAVEPSGATEPGAELVVITHAVPIAAKLSSTPGIALQILGGRVRGLTQAAVGQATVEAAQRIRPDIAFIGTNGIHASFGLSTPDPEEAAVKAAFVHSARRIVVLADSTKLDAETLVQFASLKDLDTLITDSEPSPELSAALAEAGVDVVIA is encoded by the coding sequence GTGTTCGCCGAGGAGCGCCAGCAGAAGATTGCCGAGCTTGTAGCCGGCAGCGGCCGGGTCAGCGTGACCCTGCTCGCGGAGCGCTTCCGCATCACTACCGAAACCGTCCGCCGGGACCTTGCCACACTGGAGACCGCCGGCACTGTCCGCCGCGTCCACGGCGGCGCCGTGGCAGCCGACCGCTTCAGCACCACCGAAGAAAGCATCAACGAACGGGCCGTCCAGCGTCCGGACCAGAAAATGCGCATCGCCCAGGCAGCCCTTGACCTCATCCCGCAGAACTCCCCGGGCAGCGTCCTGATCGACGGCGGCACCACCACCGAGGTCCTGGCCGACCTGCTGTCCCGCCGCACCGCCGTCGAACCTTCAGGGGCAACGGAACCCGGGGCTGAACTTGTGGTGATCACCCATGCGGTCCCGATTGCCGCAAAGCTCTCCAGCACCCCGGGAATCGCCCTGCAGATCCTGGGCGGCCGGGTGCGCGGGCTGACCCAGGCAGCCGTAGGGCAGGCAACTGTGGAGGCCGCCCAGCGGATCCGCCCGGACATCGCATTCATCGGTACCAACGGCATCCACGCGAGCTTCGGCCTCAGCACTCCCGATCCTGAAGAAGCCGCCGTCAAGGCAGCCTTCGTCCATTCGGCCCGCCGCATCGTGGTGCTGGCCGATTCCACCAAGCTGGACGCGGAAACCCTGGTCCAGTTCGCCTCCCTGAAAGATCTGGATACCTTGATTACAGACAGCGAACCCAGCCCCGAACTTTCCGCCGCCCTCGCGGAGGCCGGCGTTGACGTGGTGATCGCATGA
- a CDS encoding HPr family phosphocarrier protein gives MSERTATVASRVGLHARPAAIFAEAAGEFDLDITIARQGEPADEAMDAASILSLMSLGASHGDVVVLRAEGSGADDALDRLVQILETDHDAE, from the coding sequence ATGTCAGAACGCACCGCAACCGTCGCCAGCCGTGTAGGCCTTCACGCCCGCCCCGCCGCCATCTTTGCCGAGGCCGCCGGCGAGTTCGACCTGGACATCACCATCGCCCGCCAAGGCGAGCCGGCTGACGAAGCAATGGACGCCGCGAGCATCCTGTCCCTGATGAGCCTCGGCGCGTCCCACGGCGACGTTGTTGTGCTCCGTGCAGAAGGCAGCGGCGCAGACGACGCCCTTGACCGCCTGGTCCAGATCCTGGAAACGGATCACGACGCCGAGTAG